The following are encoded together in the Blautia obeum ATCC 29174 genome:
- a CDS encoding nucleotidyltransferase domain-containing protein: protein MCTKNELNSILQKLTQIYRSVYGENLVQVILYGSYARGDYHTDSDVDVVAIVHGDRKTLQQQLKKVWDFSCELELEYDTILSPTVIPYEEFKQYQTILPYYRNISQEGVVISA from the coding sequence ATGTGCACAAAAAATGAACTGAATAGTATTTTACAAAAGTTGACACAGATTTATCGCTCAGTATATGGAGAAAATCTTGTTCAGGTAATTTTATACGGCTCTTATGCAAGAGGAGATTATCATACGGATTCAGATGTAGATGTTGTTGCAATCGTGCATGGTGACAGGAAAACATTGCAGCAGCAGTTGAAAAAGGTATGGGATTTCTCTTGCGAGCTGGAGTTAGAGTACGATACAATTCTTTCTCCGACCGTAATTCCGTATGAAGAGTTTAAACAATACCAGACAATTCTTCCATATTATCGTAACATTTCACAGGAAGGAGTGGTAATTAGTGCCTGA
- a CDS encoding HEPN domain-containing protein: MPDNRRELIKYRLESARERLNSAEVLLASKSYKDSIGRSYYAMFTAVRALLAKDGVDYSKHAGVISYFQREYIKTQKFEKKYSKYLSQAFQIRNNTDYADFFVVSFEDAREQADRAKEFLTAIEEFLKA; this comes from the coding sequence GTGCCTGATAATCGAAGGGAACTGATAAAATATCGACTGGAAAGTGCAAGAGAGCGTTTAAATTCAGCAGAAGTATTGCTTGCATCGAAAAGTTATAAAGATTCTATCGGAAGATCTTATTATGCCATGTTTACTGCAGTTCGCGCATTGCTTGCAAAAGATGGCGTTGATTATTCAAAACATGCAGGAGTAATTTCCTATTTCCAGCGAGAGTATATTAAAACACAAAAATTCGAAAAGAAATATTCAAAATATTTGAGTCAGGCATTTCAGATTAGAAACAATACGGACTATGCCGATTTTTTTGTAGTATCATTTGAAGATGCCCGTGAACAGGCTGATAGGGCAAAGGAGTTTTTAACGGCGATAGAAGAGTTTTTAAAAGCATAA
- a CDS encoding DDE-type integrase/transposase/recombinase, translated as MDIILYLLQFIQYQHKQICWLINLICRYIPLKQWAFDDSHSPKYQKFKIDELPKVISYQQDWNWKDLISYYQQRYHKTIRPVFRRVECDIPKHCTCPACDVPVDYLMWNDGRKKSQVLCKVCQTLFSPTKDNRFSKNTVLRCPHCNHSLVHKKDRKHFIIHKCVNPKCPYYLHNLKKVDKKHLDEDYGKNKYKLHYIYREFTIDFFKLDLNSLTKNASSLKFTKFDSNTMSLCLTLHVNLGLSLRKTKQALKDLYNIDISHQSSANYCKSAAMCIKPFVDNYDYGTGKVFTADETYIKIRGVKAYIWFIMDAAKRSIIGYQVSDNRGVGPCILAMRMAFRHLKKLPENFHFIADGYSAYPLAAQQFFREFGDKFKFDITQVIGLTNDDEVSRVFRPYKQMIERLNRTYKVSYRPTNGFDNIDGANYDLALWVAYYNFLRPHKHAGCKVLNKVEMLEGAENMPGKWQLLIFLGQQTILNLQNQASA; from the coding sequence ATGGACATTATACTCTATTTACTTCAATTCATTCAATACCAACATAAACAAATTTGCTGGCTTATTAACCTTATCTGTAGATATATCCCTCTTAAGCAGTGGGCTTTCGATGATTCCCATTCTCCAAAGTACCAGAAGTTTAAGATTGATGAACTTCCCAAAGTCATATCCTATCAGCAGGACTGGAACTGGAAAGACCTTATCTCTTACTACCAGCAACGCTACCACAAGACCATTCGCCCTGTATTTCGTCGAGTTGAGTGCGATATACCCAAACACTGCACTTGCCCTGCCTGTGATGTGCCTGTGGACTATCTGATGTGGAACGATGGCAGGAAGAAAAGTCAGGTTCTATGCAAGGTCTGCCAAACGCTTTTTTCTCCAACCAAAGATAATCGTTTTTCCAAAAACACCGTCTTGAGATGTCCTCATTGCAACCACAGCCTGGTGCATAAGAAAGACCGTAAACACTTTATCATCCACAAATGTGTGAATCCCAAATGCCCTTACTATCTCCACAACTTGAAGAAAGTGGATAAGAAACATCTGGACGAAGACTATGGTAAAAACAAATACAAACTCCACTATATCTACCGTGAATTTACGATAGATTTCTTTAAACTGGACTTAAACTCCCTGACGAAGAACGCTTCTTCCCTAAAATTCACCAAGTTTGATTCCAACACCATGTCCTTATGCCTGACTCTTCACGTAAATCTTGGTCTATCTCTTAGAAAAACGAAACAGGCTCTCAAAGATCTGTACAACATCGATATCTCACACCAGAGCAGTGCTAACTACTGCAAATCCGCCGCTATGTGTATCAAACCCTTTGTTGACAACTATGACTACGGAACTGGCAAGGTATTTACTGCTGATGAAACCTACATCAAAATCCGTGGTGTAAAAGCTTATATCTGGTTCATCATGGATGCTGCCAAACGTTCCATCATTGGCTATCAAGTCTCTGATAACCGCGGCGTTGGTCCCTGCATTCTAGCCATGCGAATGGCTTTCCGGCACTTGAAAAAGCTTCCTGAAAACTTCCACTTTATTGCAGATGGTTACAGCGCCTATCCATTAGCTGCACAACAGTTTTTCCGTGAGTTCGGTGATAAGTTTAAGTTTGATATCACTCAAGTAATTGGACTTACCAACGACGATGAAGTATCAAGAGTATTCCGACCATACAAACAGATGATCGAAAGATTAAACCGTACATACAAGGTTTCTTACAGACCTACAAACGGCTTTGATAACATCGACGGTGCCAACTATGACCTGGCTCTATGGGTCGCCTACTACAACTTTCTCAGACCTCACAAGCACGCAGGATGCAAAGTTCTAAATAAAGTAGAGATGTTGGAAGGTGCAGAAAATATGCCAGGTAAATGGCAACTGTTGATTTTCCTTGGTCAGCAAACTATCTTAAATCTACAAAATCAGGCATCTGCATAA
- a CDS encoding helix-turn-helix domain-containing protein, with protein sequence MDNEGDLQESYRADYSSVELAFDLKNITLKMTSNQRDILKYLILGWSDSEIASFLHFSRQYVNREKKKYINF encoded by the coding sequence ATGGATAATGAAGGTGATTTACAAGAAAGCTATAGAGCGGATTATTCATCTGTGGAATTAGCATTTGATCTGAAAAATATAACCTTAAAAATGACTTCAAACCAAAGGGATATTTTAAAATACTTGATTTTAGGGTGGTCAGATAGTGAAATCGCATCTTTCTTACACTTTAGCCGTCAATATGTAAACAGAGAAAAGAAAAAATATATCAATTTCTGA
- a CDS encoding RNA polymerase sigma factor produces MTKDVFIKEVRDAEAMLYHISKSILKNDSDCGDAVQETILKAYEKLSTLKKEKYFRTWITRILINECKGILRKRKNVIPYEEYMDNMKMTEEDRYSQLYMAIMELPEDLRVLVTLYYLEGFSLKEISEALDIPEGTIKSRLSRAREFLKEQLSEEEKRPATGKNSKQLKRITGKGKMSC; encoded by the coding sequence ATGACAAAAGATGTATTTATTAAGGAGGTTCGGGATGCAGAAGCCATGCTGTATCATATATCAAAGTCCATTCTGAAGAATGACTCTGATTGTGGGGATGCTGTGCAGGAAACAATTCTTAAGGCATATGAAAAACTTTCCACTTTAAAGAAAGAAAAATATTTCCGAACATGGATCACAAGGATATTGATCAACGAATGCAAAGGGATTCTTCGGAAAAGAAAAAATGTTATTCCATATGAAGAATATATGGACAATATGAAAATGACTGAGGAGGACAGATACAGTCAGTTGTACATGGCGATTATGGAACTTCCGGAGGATCTGAGGGTTTTGGTCACATTGTATTATTTAGAAGGATTTTCATTGAAAGAGATCAGTGAGGCTCTGGATATTCCGGAAGGAACGATCAAAAGCAGACTTTCACGTGCAAGAGAGTTTTTGAAAGAGCAGTTATCCGAAGAAGAGAAAAGACCGGCAACTGGGAAAAACAGCAAGCAATTAAAAAGAATAACAGGAAAGGGGAAAATGTCATGTTAG
- a CDS encoding DUF4179 domain-containing protein translates to MLENKWNNIAPEVPQDFHNKFEDTLKQIEQADSADKKYKRKKISGRLLIAAAVICTGMAVTVAAKEFFKWNNYLVKRLEPSEEQQKTLQESTYIQNIDQSVTQNGVTVTLTDSIQDQGFLYAFFEVKTDDSISMTDHTSFEEMTHFKIDGKEVYAVDDNRFGSFNTGVGQDVLLKTDQNSAHLKYFNACISYDGDYDLSNKTVEITLKNLTEEGDYDTTVITDGTWDFKWTLGAVKPPTTLEVNRKCDFGGYEITVKKMEVTPLLWSLYLDYDEAMKVYEDEKNKFEYTGTDYGMDLYARTSIDQVRYKDGTVLTLDRTMGGIAGGGEKQDKENGVMIIRNSFPQLVDVDNLQAVHFGNIDQWLEVRE, encoded by the coding sequence ATGTTAGAGAACAAATGGAATAATATCGCACCGGAAGTACCACAGGATTTTCATAATAAATTTGAAGATACACTAAAACAGATTGAACAGGCGGATTCAGCTGATAAAAAATACAAAAGAAAAAAAATCAGTGGCCGATTATTGATTGCAGCAGCAGTAATCTGTACTGGTATGGCTGTTACTGTGGCTGCAAAAGAGTTCTTTAAATGGAATAATTACCTGGTGAAAAGACTGGAGCCATCGGAAGAACAGCAGAAGACACTGCAGGAATCAACCTATATTCAGAATATAGACCAGTCTGTAACACAAAATGGTGTGACGGTTACCCTGACAGATTCTATTCAGGATCAGGGATTCCTGTATGCTTTTTTTGAAGTGAAAACAGATGACAGTATTTCTATGACTGATCATACTTCTTTTGAGGAGATGACACATTTTAAGATCGATGGAAAGGAAGTATATGCAGTGGACGATAACAGATTTGGAAGTTTCAATACTGGGGTAGGACAGGATGTGTTACTGAAAACAGATCAAAATTCTGCACATCTTAAATATTTTAACGCCTGTATATCTTATGACGGTGATTATGATCTGAGTAATAAAACAGTAGAAATCACATTAAAGAATCTTACGGAGGAAGGAGATTATGATACGACTGTTATTACAGATGGAACATGGGATTTTAAATGGACCCTGGGTGCAGTAAAGCCTCCGACAACTCTGGAAGTGAACCGGAAATGTGATTTTGGAGGTTATGAAATCACAGTGAAAAAAATGGAAGTAACGCCCCTTTTATGGTCATTATATCTTGATTATGATGAAGCTATGAAGGTGTATGAAGATGAGAAAAACAAGTTTGAGTACACAGGTACGGATTATGGCATGGATCTTTATGCCAGAACTAGTATTGACCAGGTGCGTTATAAAGATGGAACGGTTTTAACACTTGATAGGACCATGGGAGGCATCGCTGGCGGTGGAGAAAAACAGGATAAGGAAAATGGTGTCATGATCATCAGAAACAGCTTCCCGCAACTGGTTGATGTAGATAACCTGCAGGCAGTACATTTTGGGAACATTGACCAGTGGCTTGAAGTGCGGGAATAA
- the asnB gene encoding asparagine synthase (glutamine-hydrolyzing): MCGICGFTGYRQDQKTVIERMMKAIEHRGPDSEGSFCREKITLGFRRLSIIDLEDGQQPMESADGNLHIVFNGEIYDYKELRAELEAFGISFCTHSDTEVLINTIQQYGEKALDKLRGMFGFAVWNEQEQSLMLARDFFGIKPVYYAEIDGHFVFASEIKSILAFPGYERKVNQKALEQYLSFQYSPLEETFFRGIYKLMPGHMLLYKNGNYEIKTYFKTKLAPGQWDRKTNMEQLQNQLAENLKDSVEHHMLSDVEVGAFLSGGVDSGYLASSSGADQAFTVGFDEGDRYSEVNKAAKVAEKAGLKHHVKIISKQEFWDALPDVMYHMDEPLGDASAVALYFLSKEAAGHVKVVLSGEGADELFGGYNIYREPESLKKIAWIPFGVRRVIGKLAAKLPDVKGRDFLIRAGMKVEERFIGNAYIYREKEKTQILKNKVTGPSTQEYLRPFFEELESENRGSLQDMEKMQSVDLSYWLPGDILQKADKMSMAHSLEVRVPFLDKEVFDFAAKLPKEAKIAAGTTKYIFRKAVSQFIPQETDERKKLGFPIPIRVWLRQDDWYQMVKELFTSKEAEEFFHTDKLLLLLKEHKEKKADNSRKIWTVLTFLIWYDRFFATCSK, encoded by the coding sequence ATGTGCGGAATCTGTGGATTTACAGGTTACAGACAGGATCAGAAGACAGTAATTGAAAGGATGATGAAAGCCATTGAGCATAGGGGCCCGGATAGTGAGGGCTCTTTTTGCAGGGAGAAGATCACGCTGGGCTTTCGAAGACTTAGTATTATTGATTTAGAAGATGGGCAGCAGCCTATGGAAAGTGCGGACGGAAACCTTCATATTGTTTTTAATGGAGAAATCTATGATTATAAGGAACTGCGGGCAGAACTTGAGGCTTTCGGCATTTCTTTCTGTACTCATTCTGACACGGAGGTTCTGATAAATACTATTCAGCAGTATGGGGAGAAGGCACTGGATAAGCTCAGGGGAATGTTTGGGTTTGCTGTATGGAATGAACAGGAGCAGAGTTTGATGCTTGCAAGGGATTTCTTTGGAATTAAGCCTGTGTACTATGCCGAAATAGATGGACACTTTGTATTTGCTTCTGAAATTAAGAGTATCCTTGCATTTCCAGGCTATGAAAGGAAAGTAAATCAGAAGGCACTGGAGCAGTATTTGTCATTTCAATATTCCCCTCTGGAAGAAACTTTTTTCAGGGGGATTTATAAGCTTATGCCAGGTCATATGCTTTTATATAAAAACGGAAACTATGAGATAAAGACTTATTTCAAAACAAAGCTTGCACCAGGCCAATGGGACCGTAAGACGAATATGGAGCAGCTGCAGAATCAGCTTGCAGAGAATTTAAAGGATTCAGTGGAGCACCATATGTTAAGTGATGTGGAAGTCGGCGCGTTTTTATCCGGGGGAGTGGATTCCGGTTATCTGGCTTCTTCCTCTGGCGCAGATCAGGCATTTACAGTGGGATTCGATGAGGGAGACCGATATAGTGAAGTAAACAAAGCTGCCAAAGTGGCAGAAAAAGCAGGTTTGAAACACCATGTGAAAATCATATCCAAGCAGGAATTCTGGGATGCCCTTCCAGATGTTATGTATCATATGGATGAGCCCCTTGGGGATGCTTCCGCCGTTGCACTCTATTTTCTCTCAAAAGAGGCTGCAGGTCATGTCAAGGTTGTTCTTTCCGGAGAAGGAGCAGACGAGCTTTTCGGTGGATATAATATTTACAGAGAACCGGAATCATTGAAAAAAATTGCCTGGATTCCATTTGGTGTCAGACGTGTAATTGGAAAACTGGCTGCAAAGCTGCCGGATGTGAAGGGACGGGATTTCCTTATCCGTGCAGGAATGAAAGTGGAAGAACGTTTCATCGGAAATGCATATATTTACCGTGAAAAAGAGAAAACGCAGATTTTGAAAAATAAAGTAACAGGACCTTCCACACAGGAATATTTAAGACCATTTTTTGAAGAACTTGAGTCAGAAAACAGAGGATCACTTCAAGACATGGAAAAAATGCAGTCTGTAGATCTGAGCTACTGGCTTCCTGGCGATATTTTGCAGAAAGCAGATAAAATGAGCATGGCACATTCATTGGAAGTCAGAGTACCATTTCTGGATAAAGAAGTTTTTGACTTTGCAGCAAAGCTTCCAAAAGAAGCCAAGATTGCAGCGGGTACAACCAAATATATTTTCCGTAAAGCTGTTTCTCAATTCATACCACAGGAAACCGATGAACGTAAGAAACTTGGTTTTCCAATTCCAATCCGTGTGTGGCTGCGGCAGGATGACTGGTATCAGATGGTAAAGGAGTTATTTACCTCGAAAGAAGCAGAAGAGTTTTTTCATACAGATAAGCTTCTTTTACTTCTGAAAGAGCACAAAGAGAAAAAGGCAGATAACAGCCGTAAAATCTGGACAGTTTTGACATTCCTTATCTGGTATGATAGATTTTTTGCTACATGTTCGAAGTGA
- a CDS encoding excisionase, with product MNNTDVPIWEKYTLTIEEASKYFRIGEKKLRKLAEENIDAGWVIVNGNRIQIKRKQFEKIIDTLDEI from the coding sequence ATGAACAATACTGATGTGCCTATCTGGGAAAAATATACTCTGACGATTGAAGAAGCGTCTAAATACTTCCGCATTGGCGAAAAGAAATTGCGTAAATTAGCCGAAGAAAATATTGACGCTGGCTGGGTTATCGTGAACGGTAATCGTATTCAGATTAAGCGAAAACAATTTGAAAAAATCATAGATACATTGGACGAAATCTAA
- a CDS encoding tyrosine-type recombinase/integrase, which yields MSNVKRKDSKNRNLRNGESQRKDGRYVYKYTDIYGKPQFIYSWKLVPTDKTPAGKRDDISLREKEAQIKKDLNDGIDTVGGKMTVCQLYDKKNSQRKNIKRATEKGRQYLMNALKNDPLGMRAIDTVKQSDAKEWAIRMSEKGYAYKTIDNYKRSLKASFYMAIQDDCIRKNPFDFKLSDVLEDDTEQKVILTPEQEERLLAFMEKDKIYSKYYDEVVLLLETGLRISEFCGLTMHIDMQNRILNIDHQLLKDSEIGYYIETPKTKNGKRELPLTERAYQAIQRILKSRGKAQPLIVGGYSNFLFLNREGLPKVAGNYEGMVRGLIKKYNKYHTDKLPNITPHSFRHTYCTNMANRGMNPNTLQYLMGHANITMTLGYYAHGTFQSAKAELERLAC from the coding sequence ATGTCTAATGTAAAACGAAAAGACAGTAAAAATCGCAATTTGCGTAATGGAGAGAGCCAGCGAAAAGACGGAAGATACGTTTATAAATATACCGATATATACGGAAAGCCACAATTTATCTATTCTTGGAAACTTGTACCGACAGACAAGACACCTGCTGGAAAGCGTGATGATATATCGTTGAGGGAAAAAGAAGCACAGATAAAAAAAGACCTTAACGACGGTATCGACACAGTCGGTGGTAAAATGACAGTCTGCCAGCTCTACGACAAGAAAAACAGCCAAAGAAAGAACATCAAAAGGGCTACTGAAAAGGGACGACAGTATCTTATGAATGCTCTGAAAAACGACCCATTGGGTATGAGGGCGATTGATACTGTGAAGCAGTCGGACGCTAAAGAATGGGCTATCAGAATGAGTGAAAAAGGATATGCCTATAAAACGATTGATAACTATAAGCGTTCCTTGAAAGCGTCATTTTACATGGCGATACAAGACGACTGTATCAGAAAGAACCCATTTGACTTTAAGCTAAGTGATGTTCTGGAAGATGATACGGAGCAGAAAGTTATCCTTACACCAGAGCAGGAAGAACGCCTGCTTGCCTTTATGGAAAAGGACAAGATTTACAGCAAGTATTATGATGAGGTTGTGCTTCTGCTGGAAACGGGACTTCGTATTTCTGAATTTTGCGGACTAACGATGCATATTGATATGCAGAACAGAATACTCAATATAGACCACCAGTTATTGAAAGACAGCGAAATCGGCTACTATATTGAAACGCCTAAGACCAAAAACGGAAAACGGGAACTTCCATTGACAGAACGGGCTTATCAAGCAATCCAAAGAATACTAAAGAGCAGAGGAAAAGCACAACCGCTGATTGTAGGTGGTTACAGCAATTTCCTATTCTTAAACCGTGAGGGCTTGCCTAAAGTTGCAGGAAACTATGAGGGCATGGTGCGAGGATTGATTAAGAAGTATAACAAATATCACACGGACAAGTTACCGAACATCACACCACATTCATTCCGACATACTTATTGTACGAATATGGCAAACAGAGGAATGAACCCTAACACTCTGCAATATCTCATGGGACACGCTAACATAACCATGACACTTGGTTATTACGCACACGGTACATTTCAATCTGCAAAAGCGGAGCTGGAAAGGCTGGCTTGTTAA
- a CDS encoding group II intron maturase-specific domain-containing protein: MKVPKKSLDKVKKKVRKLTSRKWSVSNSYKAKKIAEVVRGWINYFKIGSILTVSRKLDTVIRYRFRMCIWKHWKNPKTRYKNLVKLGISKKNARCAAGFHGYARVCRTKTVCYAMSNARLKKFGLLSAEEYLCKARCQVN; this comes from the coding sequence ATGAAAGTTCCGAAAAAGTCATTGGATAAAGTAAAGAAGAAAGTCAGGAAACTTACGAGCCGCAAGTGGAGCGTGAGTAATTCATACAAAGCGAAAAAGATAGCAGAGGTAGTAAGAGGATGGATTAATTACTTTAAAATTGGCTCAATTCTTACAGTAAGCCGAAAACTTGATACAGTAATCAGGTATAGATTCAGGATGTGCATATGGAAACACTGGAAAAATCCAAAAACCAGATATAAAAATTTGGTAAAACTGGGTATTAGTAAAAAGAATGCAAGGTGTGCGGCGGGATTTCATGGATATGCCCGAGTGTGCCGTACAAAAACTGTTTGTTATGCGATGTCAAATGCACGTTTGAAGAAATTTGGTTTACTCTCAGCCGAGGAATATCTTTGTAAAGCGAGATGTCAAGTTAACTGA
- a CDS encoding glycosyl hydrolase family 95 catalytic domain-containing protein, whose protein sequence is MSGGVRGRRQKPSPTRSNQLRYTREENISCVGGGIYPNMLCAHPPFQIDGNFGFAAAVAEMLIQSRKGHFLLLPALPDEWKDGKVGE, encoded by the coding sequence ATGTCCGGTGGTGTGAGAGGTCGGCGGCAAAAGCCGTCTCCTACTCGATCAAACCAGCTCCGTTATACCAGGGAGGAAAATATCTCCTGTGTGGGAGGCGGCATTTATCCCAACATGTTGTGTGCACACCCTCCGTTCCAGATCGATGGGAATTTTGGCTTTGCAGCTGCAGTTGCAGAGATGCTTATCCAGAGCAGGAAAGGGCATTTCCTGTTGCTTCCGGCACTTCCGGATGAGTGGAAAGACGGAAAAGTCGGGGAATGA
- a CDS encoding PBECR4 domain-containing protein, with the protein MGKQQDREKIVQEIKIAADLYRKHLVGKRFLYVFEGRYIEVLYKAANFRHLTGVATNLSAKKFYSYAAKKLLQASQIFFTPQHPFSLCKRKIKHIGQIAMLAGSEGFMLEEIVTDTRTYKFGTTDLNFTLCLNKEYDDQGQQKGDCFVVESLRDEDCFSKSTTAYTVTHIFSAPNDAKKYTTLLFLDENAMIDSLPDEIKNMLDQTLLHK; encoded by the coding sequence ATGGGAAAACAACAGGATAGAGAGAAAATCGTACAGGAGATTAAAATAGCTGCCGATCTGTATAGGAAGCATTTAGTAGGTAAAAGATTTCTATATGTATTTGAAGGCAGATATATTGAGGTGCTTTATAAAGCTGCCAATTTCAGGCACTTAACAGGTGTGGCCACAAACCTTTCCGCAAAAAAGTTTTATAGTTATGCAGCAAAAAAACTGCTTCAGGCTTCGCAGATATTTTTTACACCGCAGCACCCTTTTTCATTGTGTAAGCGTAAAATTAAGCATATCGGACAGATTGCAATGCTGGCTGGCTCAGAAGGTTTTATGTTGGAAGAGATTGTTACAGATACGAGAACTTATAAGTTTGGCACAACAGATCTTAATTTTACTCTATGCTTAAATAAAGAGTATGATGATCAGGGACAGCAAAAAGGCGATTGCTTTGTAGTAGAATCACTGCGAGATGAAGATTGTTTTTCTAAAAGTACAACAGCATATACAGTAACTCATATTTTCTCAGCACCGAATGATGCGAAAAAATATACAACTTTACTGTTTTTGGATGAAAATGCAATGATAGACAGTCTTCCGGATGAAATTAAAAACATGCTGGATCAAACTTTATTACATAAATAA
- a CDS encoding RNA polymerase sigma factor, translating into MNEVLIRKAKKGDKDAFCRLMDENVQSMYKIAAAYLKNDEDVADAIQDTILSCYENLKSLKQNRYFKTWMIRILINKCKDMIQKKKLVTYTDQMPETPFHEEEYAAMEWAQVLETLDSKYRLVVLLYYMEGFSVREISDALDMKESTVKSRLHRGRKQIAEMYGYKVKEGRV; encoded by the coding sequence ATGAATGAGGTTTTGATACGAAAAGCGAAGAAAGGCGACAAAGATGCTTTCTGCCGACTTATGGATGAGAATGTACAGAGTATGTATAAGATTGCGGCAGCATATCTGAAAAATGATGAAGATGTTGCGGATGCAATACAGGATACGATTCTTTCCTGTTATGAAAATCTGAAAAGTCTGAAACAGAACAGATATTTTAAAACTTGGATGATTCGAATCTTGATCAACAAGTGTAAGGACATGATACAGAAGAAAAAGCTGGTTACTTATACGGATCAGATGCCGGAAACACCTTTTCACGAAGAAGAATATGCGGCGATGGAATGGGCACAAGTATTAGAAACATTGGATAGCAAATATCGTTTGGTTGTTCTTTTGTACTATATGGAAGGATTTAGTGTCCGGGAGATCAGTGACGCTCTGGATATGAAGGAAAGCACTGTGAAATCTCGTCTTCATCGTGGTAGAAAACAGATTGCAGAGATGTATGGATATAAGGTTAAGGAGGGACGTGTTTAA